The Panicum hallii strain FIL2 chromosome 9, PHallii_v3.1, whole genome shotgun sequence genome has a window encoding:
- the LOC112874014 gene encoding protein TPR3 isoform X4, whose amino-acid sequence MSSLSRELVFLILQFLDEEKFKETVHKLEQESGFYFNMKYFEDEVINGNWDEVERYLGGFTKVDDNRYSMKIFFEIRKQKYLEALDKHDRSKAVEILVKDLKVFASFNEELFKEITQLLTLENFRENEQLSKYGDTKSARAIMLVELKKLIEANPLFRDKLQFPNLKNSRLRTLINQSLNWQHQLCKNPRPNPDIKTLFVDHSCGQPNGARAPSPANNPLLGSIPKPGGFPPLGAHGPFQPAPTPVPPLAGWMSNPPAVTHPAVSGGAIGFGTPTNPAALLKHPRTPTTANPSMDYPSGDSDHVSKRSRPVGIAEEVNLPVNMLPVTYPQSHNYQQDDFHKAVARTLSQGSAPMSMDFHPIQQTLLLVGTNVGDIGLWDVGTKDRLVVKNFKVWELGKCSMALQASLVKDPAVSVNRIIWSPDGTLFGVAYSRHIVQIYSYHGGDDIRQHLEIDAHVGGVNDIAFAHPNKQLCIITCGDDKTIKVWEATSGAKQFTFEGHEAPVYSVCPHYKENIQFIFSTALDGKIKAWLYDNLGSRVDYDAPGHWCTTMAYSADGSRLFSCGTSKDGESHLVEWNESEGAVKRTYQGFRKRSMGVVQFDTTRNRFLAAGDEFLIKIWDMDNTGLLTTIDADGGLPASPRIRFNKEGTLLAVSTLDNGIKILANADGLRLLRTLENRSFDASRNAAETVTKNGDSRSLVDVKPRIADEPLDKSKVWKLMEITESTQCRSIKLADNMRTSKISRLIYTNSGVAILALTASAVHLLWKWPRSDRNTSGKATASVSPQLWQPPSGIFMTNDMTDNNPEEAVHCFALSKNDSYVMSASGGKISLFNMMTFKTMTTFMPPPPAATFLAFHPQDNNIIAIGMDDSTIQIYNVRIDEVKSKLRGHSKRITGLAFSNVLNVLVSSGADAQLCVWNTDGWEKQKNRFLQIPSGRPSNILDTRVQFHQDQMHFLVVHETQIAIYDTTKLEPVKQWPVRENSPPITHATFSCDSQLIYASFMDATVGIFNASSLRLQCRILPASYLPPNISSSVHPVVVAAHPSEASQFALGLTDGGVYVLEPLESERKWGNPPPAENGSVSNLSTPPPNGASSSDQPER is encoded by the exons aTGTCGTCGCTCAGCCGGGAGCTGGTCTTCCTCATCCTGCAGTTCCTCGATGAGGAGAAGTTCAAAGAGACTGTCCACAA GCTCGAGCAGGAGTCCGGGTTCTACTTCAACATGAAGTACTTTGAGGACGAGGTGATCAATGGGAATTGGGACGAGGTGGAGCGCTACCTTGGTGGCTTCACCAAGGTCGATGACAACCGCTACTCGATGAAGATATTCTTTGAGATCCGCAAGCAGAAGTATCTCGAGGCTCTTGATAA GCATGATCGGTCTAAGGCTGTTGAAATCTTGGTCAAGGACTTGAAGGTCTTTGCATCCTTCAATGAGGAGCTTTTTAAGGAGATCACACAGCTCCTGACCTTGGAGAACTTTAG GGAAAATGAGCAGCTCTCCAAGTACGGTGATACAAAATCTGCGAGAGCGATAATGCTTGTTGAGCTGAAGAAGCTGATTGAAGCTAATCCCTTATTTCGCGACAAGCTACAGTTTCCCAACCTGAAGAATTCTAGGTTGCGGACACTTATCAACCAGAG CTTGAACTGGCAACATCAGCTTTGCAAAAATCCTAGGCCTAATCCTGATATCAAGACTCTTTTTGTTGATCATTCATGTGGACAACCAAACGGTGCACGTGCTCCATCGCCAGCTAACAATCCGTTACTTGGTTCTATACCCAAACCAGGAGGTTTCCCTCCATTGGGTGCTCATGGA CCTTTTCAACCTGCACCAACACCTGTCCCGCCTCTGGCTGGGTGGATGTCAAACCCTCCAGCAGTAACACATCCTGCTGTGTCTGGTGGTGCTATTGGATTTGGTACTCCTACGAATCCAG CCGCTTTATTGAAGCATCCTAGGACGCCCACAACAGCTAATCCTAGTATGGATTATCCATCAGGAGATTCTGATCACGTTTCCAAGAGATCTAGACCAGTTGGCATTGCTGAGGAG GTGAATCTTCCAGTGAACATGTTGCCTGTGACTTACCCGCAGAGCCATAATTACCAACAAGATGATTTCCATAAAGCTGTTGCACGGACCCTGAGCCAAGGATCAGCTCCGATGAGCATGGATTTCCATCCAATTCAGCAAACTCTTCTTCTTG TTGGTACCAATGTTGGTGACATAGGATTGTGGGATGTTGGTACGAAAGATAGACTTGTTGTAAAAAACTTCAAGGTTTGGGAGCTTGGAAAGTGTTCGATGGCCCTCCAG GCATCGCTCGTAAAGGATCCTGCTGTGTCAGTTAATCGCATAATATGGAGTCCTGATGGAACCTTGTTTG GTGTTGCTTATTCAAGGCATATTGTACAGATTTATTCCTATCACGGTGGCGATGATATTAGGCAACACTTGGAG ATTGATGCACATGTTGGTGGTGTAAATGACATTGCATTTGCTCATCCAAACAAGCAGCTATGTATAATTACATGTGGAGATGATAAGACAATTAAG GTGTGGGAGGCCACTAGTGGAGCAAAGCAATTTACCTTTGAAGGACATGAAGCTCCTGTTTATTCAGTTTGTCCGCATTACAAGGAAAATATTCAG TTCATCTTCTCAACTGCTTTAGATGGAAAGATCAAGGCTTGGCTATATGATAATTTGGGATCTAGAGTTGACTATGATGCACCAGGTCACTGGTGCACTACAATGGCATATAGCGCGGATGGTTCAAG ATTATTTTCGTGTGGGACTAGCAAGGATGGTGAATCACATCTAGTAGAATGGAATGAAAGTGAAGGAGCGGTGAAGAGAACATACCAGGGATTCCGCAAGCGATCCATGGGTGTCGTGCAATTTGATACCACCCGCAACAGGTTTTTGGCTGCTGGAGATGAATTCTTGATTAAGATATGGGACATGGACAACACAGGTCTTCTGACTACTATTGATGCTGATGGTGGCTTACCT GCAAGTCCACGGATACGCTTCAACAAGGAGGGAACTCTGTTGGCTGTTTCTACTCTTGACAATGGTATCAAGATCTTAGCAAATGCTGATGGACTTCGGTTATTGCGCACGTTGGAAAATCGTTCTTTTGACGCTTCTCGTAATGCAGCTGAGACTGTAACAAAG AATGGTGATAGCAGAAGTTTGGTTGATGTAAAACCTAGAATAGCTGATGAGCCACTGGACAAGTCAAAGGTATGGAAACTTATGGAGATTACTGAGTCAACTCAGTGCAGATCTATTAAACTGGCGGATAACATGAGAACAAGCAAG ATTTCGAGACTGATTTACACAAATTCTGGTGTTGCTATCTTGGCTTTGACCGCAAGCGCTGTTCATCTACTCTGGAAATGGCCACGCAGTGATCGGAACACATCTGGCAAG GCAACCGCGAGTGTGTCTCCTCAACTATGGCAACCTCCGAGTGGCATCTTTATGACTAATGACATGACTGACAATAATCCTGAAGAAGCTGTTCACTGCTTTGCTTTGTCGAAGAACGATTCATATGTCATGTCTGCTTCTGGAGGAAAAATCTCTCTATTCAACATGATGACTTTCAAG ACTATGACAACATTTATGCCTCCACCACCGGCAGCAACTTTTCTTGCATTTCATCCTCAAGATAACAATATAATTGCAATTGGAATGGACGATTCGACCATCCAAATCTACAATGTCCGAATTGATGAG GTCAAAAGCAAGCTTAGAGGTCACTCTAAGAGAATCACGGGTCTTGCCTTTTCAAATGTGCTAAATGTGTTGGTCTCTTCTGGAGCTGATGCACAG TTGTGTGTTTGGAACACGGATGGATGGGAGAAGCAAAAGAATAGATTTTTGCAGATACCATCAGGTCGCCCATCCAACATCCTAGACACTCGTGTTCAGTTCCACCAAGATCAAATGCACTTCCTTGTTGTGCATGAAACCCAGATTGCCATCTATGATACTACAAAGCTAGAACCGGTGAAACAG TGGCCTGTTCGAGAGAATTCACCTCCAATAACACATGCCACATTCTCGTGTGATAGTCAACTTATCTATGCAAGCTTTATGGATGCTACTGTTGGTATATTTAATGCATCGAGTTTGAGACTCCAATGTCGAATTCTTCCAGCTTCATATCTTCCTCCAAACATCAG TTCAAGTGTTCATCCTGTTGTGGTTGCGGCACACCCTTCGGAAGCAAGCCAGTTTGCTCTAGGATTGACAGACGGTGGTGTTTATGTATTGGAACCGTTGGAATCTGAGAGAAAATGGGGAAATCCTCCACCAGCGGAGAATGGATCCGTGAGCAACTTGTCCACACCACCTCCTAATGGAGCTTCAAGTTCAGATCAACCAGAAAGATAA